A section of the Pseudomonas flavescens genome encodes:
- a CDS encoding NUDIX hydrolase, which yields MIKSAKHRATVICQQHGKVLLVRKAEEKWTLPGGKIEANERPAEAALRELFEETGLDSQALEFLALHEFDSRPHHVFRVTVPEALDARPQNEIADCRWFSSVDLDKDVKKPSRKLLELYFAEGRPQQA from the coding sequence ATGATCAAATCCGCCAAACATCGCGCTACCGTCATCTGCCAGCAACACGGCAAGGTTCTGCTGGTGCGCAAGGCCGAAGAAAAATGGACACTGCCGGGCGGCAAGATCGAAGCGAACGAGCGGCCGGCGGAAGCGGCGCTTCGCGAGCTGTTCGAAGAAACCGGGCTGGATAGCCAGGCGCTGGAGTTCCTCGCCCTGCACGAGTTCGACAGCCGCCCCCACCATGTCTTCCGCGTAACGGTGCCAGAAGCACTGGACGCCAGGCCGCAGAACGAGATCGCCGACTGCCGCTGGTTCTCATCGGTCGACCTGGACAAGGACGTCAAGAAACCCTCGCGCAAACTGCTCGAACTGTATTTCGCCGAAGGCCGCCCGCAGCAGGCTTGA
- a CDS encoding DoxX family protein has protein sequence MLPTPIKVRSDWALLFLRVSGSLLLLAVHGLPKLTNMQAELGSIEDPLGLGPVITLALALFAEVVCPLLIIFGPFTRLASLPILAVLLVSLALVHPQWSLAEGQFAWLLAIVFTTLAIGGPGRFALGRHLPFQ, from the coding sequence ATGCTCCCTACTCCGATCAAGGTACGCAGCGATTGGGCTCTGCTCTTTCTGCGGGTCTCTGGCAGCCTGCTATTGCTGGCAGTACACGGCCTGCCGAAGCTGACGAACATGCAGGCAGAACTCGGCTCGATCGAAGACCCGCTGGGCCTCGGACCGGTCATCACCCTTGCCCTGGCGCTATTCGCCGAGGTCGTGTGCCCGCTGCTGATCATCTTCGGTCCCTTCACCCGACTCGCCAGCCTGCCGATCCTCGCGGTGCTGCTGGTCTCCCTGGCACTGGTACATCCCCAATGGAGCCTGGCCGAGGGCCAGTTCGCCTGGCTGCTGGCAATCGTCTTCACCACACTGGCGATCGGTGGTCCGGGTCGCTTTGCCCTGGGCAGGCACCTGCCCTTCCAGTGA
- a CDS encoding general stress protein: MANSNPGNFANDRAKASEAGRKGGQQSGGNFANDREKAAEAGRKGGQNSHGGGGKRSS; this comes from the coding sequence ATGGCTAACAGCAATCCTGGAAACTTTGCCAATGACCGCGCCAAAGCGTCAGAGGCAGGCCGTAAGGGCGGTCAGCAAAGTGGCGGCAACTTTGCCAATGATCGTGAGAAGGCAGCGGAAGCAGGCCGCAAAGGTGGCCAGAACAGCCATGGCGGCGGTGGTAAACGCTCCTCCTAG